Proteins encoded by one window of Dendropsophus ebraccatus isolate aDenEbr1 chromosome 4, aDenEbr1.pat, whole genome shotgun sequence:
- the CA7 gene encoding carbonic anhydrase 7, translating into MTGQHCWGYGEEDGPSEWYRYFPIAQGNRQSPIDIVASQAVFNPSLQPLVVSYDQCTSINISNNGHSVMVEFDDNDDKTVISGGPLNDSYRLKQFHFHWGNQDNEGSEHTVDGKSYPCELHLVHWNAKSYPSFNEAAGASDGLVVIGVFLEVGEKHPGLDRLTDALYMVRFKGTKAQFNSFNPKCLLPSSLEYWTYPGSLTTPPLNESVTWIVLKEPIRVSEKQMERFRKTLLFNGEEEEERCHMVNNFRPPQPLNGRKVQASFKC; encoded by the exons aTGACCGGCCAACACTGCTGGGGCTATGGAGAGGAGGACG GTCCTTCGGAGTGGTATCGATACTTTCCTATTGCCCAAGGTAATCGTCAGTCTCCTATTGATATAGTTGCCAGTCAGGCTGTCTTCAATCCCAGTCTGCAACCTCTGGTGGTGTCCTATGATCAGTGCACGTCCATCAACATTTCAAACAACGGTCACTCAGTCATGGTGGAGTTTGACGACAATGATGACAAAACAG TGATCAGCGGAGGACCACTTAATGATTCCTACCGCCTCAAGCAATTCCACTTTCATTGGGGAAACCAGGACAACGAGGGATCAGAGCATACTGTGGATGGGAAATCTTACCCCTGTGAG CTCCACTTGGTTCACTGGAATGCCAAATCCTACCCCTCTTTCAATGAGGCAGCTGGGGCTTCAGATGGGCTGGTGGTCATCGGCGTCTTCTTGGAA gttgGGGAGAAGCATCCAGGACTTGATAGGTTAACAGACGCATTGTACATGGTAAGATTTAAG GGAACTAAAGCGCAATTTAACAGCTTCAATCCCAAATGCCTGCTGCCATCGAGTCTGGAATACTGGACATACCCCGGTTCTCTCACCACACCTCCCCTCAATGAAAGCGTGACGTGGATTGTCCTGAAAGAACCTATAAGGGTTTCGGAAAAACAG ATGGAGCGATTCAGGAAAACCCTTCTTTTtaatggagaagaagaggaggagaggtgtCACATGGTGAATAATTTCAGACCCCCACAGCCTCTCAATGGAAGAAAAGTACAAGCATCTTTTAAATGTTAA